A window of Desulfuromonas soudanensis genomic DNA:
GAAGGGATGAATGCTTCGCTCCTCTTTCTGATCCCCCTGCTCCCCCTCGCCTGCGGAGCGGCCAACGCCCTCTTCGGCCTGCGCCTCCCCCGCGCCGTCGCCGTCTCCCTGGCGGTCTTCGGCGCAGCGGGTTCGGCCCTTCTGACCTTCGTCCTCTGGCCCCTGGCCGCCGGGGAGGGGACGACCGTCACCCTCTACACCTGGCTGGAAAGCGGCGCCCTGCAGGTTCCCGTCGAACTCCTCTTCGACCGCCTCTCGGCGCCGATGGCCCTGATGGTCACCAGCGTCTCGACCCTGATCCATCTCTACGCCGTCGGCTACATGAAGGATGAAGAGGATTACGCCCGCTTCTTCGCCCTGCTGAACCTCTTCGTCTTCGCCATGCTGACCATCGTCCTTTCGAACAATCTCCTCCTCCTCTTTCTCGGCTGGGAGGGGGTCGGTTTCTGCTCCTACGCCCTCATCGGCTACTGGTACAAGGAGACCAAAAACGCCGACGCCGGACGCAAGGCCTTTCTCGTCACCCGGGTCGGGGACGTCTTTCTCGGCGTCGCCCTCCTCTGGCTCTTTTCCCTCTTCGGCACCCTCTCCATCAGCGCCGTCAACGCCGAAGCCTCCCAACTCCCGGCGGCGACGGTCACCGCCATTGCTCTCCTTCTCCTCGGCGGCGCCTGCGGCAAGAGCGCCCAGCTCCCCCTGATGACCTGGCTCCCCGACGCCATGGCCGGCCCCACCCCGGTCTCGGCCCTGATCCACGCCGCCACCATGGTCACCGCCGGGGTCTATCTCCTCTGCCGCCTCTTCCCCCTCGTCTCCCTCTCGGAGACGGCACTTGCCGCCATCGCCGTGGTCGGCGCCGCCACCGCCCTCTACGCGGCGACCTGCGCCCTGGCGCAGCGGGAGATCAAGCGGGTCCTGGCCTACTCGACCATGAGCCAGGTCGGCTACATGTTCCTCGCCGTCGGCGCAGGATCCGTCTCCGCAGCGATGTTCCACCTCCTGACCCACGCCTTCTTCAAGGCCCTCCTCTTCATGGCCGCCGGCTGCGTCATTCACCTGGCCGGCGGCGAAAACGACATCCATGCCATGGGAGGCTTGAAAAAACGTTCTCCCCTCCTCTTCTGGCTCTTCCTCGCCGGCGCCCTCTGCCTCGCCGGGGCTCCCCTGTCCGGCGGCTTCTTCTCCAAGGACGGCATCCTCCTCGCCGCCTTCGCCCACCAGACCCCCCTTTTCAACGTTCTCTGGGGGATCGGCGTCTTCACCGCCTTTTTGACCGCCCTCTACACCTTCCGCCTCCTCTACCTGGTTTTTGCCGGCGCGCCGCGCAAAGACCTCCACGGCCACCCCCTCCCCCCATCCATGATCTGGCCCCTTCTCCCCCTGGCCCTTCTCGGCCTCGGCGGCGGGCTTCTCAACCTCCCCGGCCTCATCGGCGGCAGCTCGCTCCTCCACCATTTCCTCGGCCCCCTGGCCGGAAAGGCGCCGGAGGTCTCCCACGGAGTCGAATGGGGACTCTGGGGACTGGCCACCGCCCTCTTTGCCGCCGGCGTCCTTGTCGCCCGGGCCCGCTACCGGCACTTCAAACCGGGGAGAGAGGGCGCTATTAAACGGTTCTTCCTCGGCGGCTGGCAGGCCGACTGCATCGTGGCCGCCCTGATCCTGCGCCCCTTTGCCGCCGTCGCCGACTTCTTCTGGAAGGGGACCGACGACGCCCTGATCAACGGTGTCCTCGACGGCCTGGCCGGGGTATTCCAGGGGGCCGGCGAACGCCTGCGCACCCTGACCACCGGCCGGCTCTCGAATTATCTCATGGCCATGGCCTGGGGAACGGTGATCTTCCTCGGCTGGTTTTTGCTGCGGACCCTGATCCCCTGATCGTTCGTCCCGCGGGGGCGCTCCCCCCTGAACCCGACCATCCTGCACGAGGAATCATGAACGGCGTTTTCCCCTTCCCCTGGCTGACCCTGCTGCTGGCCCTCCCCCTGATCGGCGCCCTGCTCTGCCTGGCGCTGCACAGGAGCGCCGCCGACTGCCGCTGGGTCGCCCTGACCGTCACCACCGTCGTTCTCGCCCTGACCGTCTGGCTCTTTACGACCAGCAGCGGCACGACAGAGTGGCTCCTTCGGGAGGACTATCCCTGGATCGCCTCCTTCGGCATCCGCTACACCCTGGCACTCGACGGCCTCTCGTTGCTGATGGTTCTTCTCAGCGCCTTTCTTCTGGTCCTCTCTGTCCTCATCTCCTGGCCCAACGAGCGCCACGCCCCCCTCTTCTTCGCCCTGCTGCTGACGATGGAGACGGGAATCCTCGGTGTTTTTCTCGCCACCGACCTGATCCTCTTCTACCTCTTCTGGGAGGTGATGCTGATCCCCATGTTCTTTCTCATCGGCATCTGGGGACACGCCCGGCGCATCTATGCGGCGGTGAAGTTCTTTCTCTTCACCCTCGCCGGCTCCCTCCTCATGCTCCTGGCGATCATCACCCTCTACGCCCTGCACGGCGGCCAAAGCGGCGACTACTCTTTTGCTCTCGAGGCGCTGCGCGACACCGCCGTCCCGGCGTCTATCGCCCCCTGGCTCTTTGCCGCCTTTTTTCTCGCCTTCGCCATCAAGGTCCCCCTCGTCCCGGTGCACACCTGGCTCCCCGACGCCCACACCGAGGCCCCCACCGCCGGTTCGGTGATCCTCGCCGGCCTCCTCCTCAAGACCGGGGTCTACGGGCTGCTGCGCTTCGGCTTCCCCCTCTTTCCCGATATGGCCCGGGCCAGCCTCCCCGTTCTGGCGGCCCTGGCCCTGATCGGGATTTTCTACGCCGCCTGGATCGCCTACGCCCAGCAGGACGCCAAGCGCCTCATCGCCTACTCCTCCGTGGCCCACCTCGGCTTCGTCATCCTCGGCATCGCCGCCTGGAACACCACCGCCCTCGAGGGATCGATTCTGCAGATGGTCAACCACGGCATCACCACCGGCGCCCTCTTCGCCATGGTGGGGATGATCGACGATCGGGCCCGCACCCGCAACCTTGACGAACTCGGCGGCCTCTGGGGGCGGGTGCCGATCCTCTCCGCCTTTTTCCTCTTTTTCGCCCTCGCCTCCCTCGGCCTCCCCGGCCTCAACAACTTCACCGGCGAGATCCTCATCCTCCTCGGCACCTTCTCTGTCCACCCCCTGTGGGGCGCCGTCGCCTTTGCCGGTGTCGTCTTCGCCGCCGCCTACACCCTGCGCCTCGTCCAGGAGACCCTCTGGGGTCCGGCCAAAGGCGCCGAGCCCTGGCTCGACCTGACCGTCCGCGAGGGGCTGATCCTCGTCCCCCTGGCCGTCCTCGTCGTCTGGCTCGGCCTCTACCCCGCCCCCTTTCTCGAGCCGCTCCACGAACCGGTGCGCCTCCTGCTTGCCACCCAGGGAGGACTGCCGTGACCTGGTCCGATCTCTACGCCCTGCTGCCGATCCTCATCCTCGCCCTCGGCGCAGCCTTCATCCTTGTCCTCGGCGCCTGGTGGCCTTCCCGACGACCGCTCCTTCTCCTCGGGACCGCCCTCGCCCTTTCCGCCGCCCTCGCCGCCGGAGTCGCCGTGCCGCCGCACCTCGAGGTGGCCCAGATGTTCGGCACCGGAGGCTATGCCCGCTTTTTCGCCGTCCTCTGGTCGGCGGTCGCCGCCCTGACCCTGCTGCTGAGCCTGCGCTACAGCGAGGAGCGGCGCTTTGCCGGAGGAGAATACACCGCTCTCGTCCTCTTTGCCGCTGTCGGGATGTCGCTCCTCTCCGCGGCCACCTCCCTGGTCGGGCTCTTTCTCGGCCTCGAATCCTTCACCCTGGCCCTCTACATCCTCATCGCCTTCCACAAGGACGGCGCCGAGGGGGCCGAGGCCGGGCTCAAGTACCTGGTCATGGGAGCGGTTGCCACGGGCTTTCTCGCCTTCGGCATCGCCCTGATCTACACCGCCGCCGGCTCCTTTCACCTCCCCGAGGCGATGACCGCCCTCGTCGTGGAGGGACGCCTGCGCCCCCTTGCCCTCCTCGGCTGGGCCATGCTTCTGGTGGCCATCGGCTTCAAGACCTCCCTCGTCCCCTTCCATCTCTGGACCCCGGACGTCTACCAGGGGGCTCCGGCCCCCATCACCGGCCTCCTCGCCACCGGCTCCAAGGGGGCGGTCTTTGCCGCCCTGATCCCTCTCCTCTCCGCATTGGATACGGGGCGCAGCGACCTCGCCCCCCTCCTCTGGCTCCTGGCCGCCGTGACCATGCTCGCCGGCACCCTCTGCGCCCTGCGCCAGGAGAACCTCAAGCGGATGCTCGCTTATTCGTCGGTGGTGCACATGGGCTACCTCCTCACCGGCCTCCTCGCCGGCGGAGTGCGCGGCAACAGTGCCGTGATCTTTTACCTGGTGGCCTACAGCGCCGCGAGCCTCGGCGCCTTTGCCATCCTCACCTCCTTCTCCGATACGGAAGGCGAGCCGCGGGAGTTGAGCGACCTGCGGGGACTCGGCTATCGCCACCCCTGGCGCGCCGGCGCTTTCGGCGGCTTCCTCCTCTCCCTGGCCGGGATCCCGCCGACGGCCGGCTTCATCGGCAAGTTCGGCATTTTCCACGCCGCGCTCCGGGCCGACTACCTCGCCCTGGCCCTCATCGGCGTCCTGGCCTCCGTCGTCTCCCTCTACTACTATCTGCGCCCCCTCATCGCCCTCTTCATGGCCGACGACCGGGCCCGGCCCCGGCACGACGGCGAGGCCGCCGAACACGGAGCGATTCTCGTCTGTTTCGCCGCCGCCCTCGCCCTCGGCCTCTTCCCCGGCCCGCTTCTCGAGCTCATCACGACGATCCTCCCCTGAACCCCTGTCCCAAGGAGCCCTCATGGAGCAGCGCATCGCTAAATTCCTCTCGTCCCCGGCCTTCGGCGTCGCCGGCGCCTCGACCAACCGCGACAAATACGGCAACAAGATCCTGCGCTGCTACCTGCAGCACGGGAAAAAGGCCGTCCCCATCAACCCCCGCGCCGAGAAAATCGAGGGGATCGACTGCGTCCCGTCCGTCGCCGAACTCCCCGATGACGTCAGGAGCCTCTCGGTCATCACCCCGCCGAAAA
This region includes:
- the nuoL gene encoding NADH-quinone oxidoreductase subunit L codes for the protein MNASLLFLIPLLPLACGAANALFGLRLPRAVAVSLAVFGAAGSALLTFVLWPLAAGEGTTVTLYTWLESGALQVPVELLFDRLSAPMALMVTSVSTLIHLYAVGYMKDEEDYARFFALLNLFVFAMLTIVLSNNLLLLFLGWEGVGFCSYALIGYWYKETKNADAGRKAFLVTRVGDVFLGVALLWLFSLFGTLSISAVNAEASQLPAATVTAIALLLLGGACGKSAQLPLMTWLPDAMAGPTPVSALIHAATMVTAGVYLLCRLFPLVSLSETALAAIAVVGAATALYAATCALAQREIKRVLAYSTMSQVGYMFLAVGAGSVSAAMFHLLTHAFFKALLFMAAGCVIHLAGGENDIHAMGGLKKRSPLLFWLFLAGALCLAGAPLSGGFFSKDGILLAAFAHQTPLFNVLWGIGVFTAFLTALYTFRLLYLVFAGAPRKDLHGHPLPPSMIWPLLPLALLGLGGGLLNLPGLIGGSSLLHHFLGPLAGKAPEVSHGVEWGLWGLATALFAAGVLVARARYRHFKPGREGAIKRFFLGGWQADCIVAALILRPFAAVADFFWKGTDDALINGVLDGLAGVFQGAGERLRTLTTGRLSNYLMAMAWGTVIFLGWFLLRTLIP
- a CDS encoding CoA-binding protein, with amino-acid sequence MEQRIAKFLSSPAFGVAGASTNRDKYGNKILRCYLQHGKKAVPINPRAEKIEGIDCVPSVAELPDDVRSLSVITPPKITEAVVEAAIARGIDNIWMQPGAESPAAVAACQKAGVNVIADGSCLLVVLGYRDH
- a CDS encoding NADH-quinone oxidoreductase subunit N, which encodes MTWSDLYALLPILILALGAAFILVLGAWWPSRRPLLLLGTALALSAALAAGVAVPPHLEVAQMFGTGGYARFFAVLWSAVAALTLLLSLRYSEERRFAGGEYTALVLFAAVGMSLLSAATSLVGLFLGLESFTLALYILIAFHKDGAEGAEAGLKYLVMGAVATGFLAFGIALIYTAAGSFHLPEAMTALVVEGRLRPLALLGWAMLLVAIGFKTSLVPFHLWTPDVYQGAPAPITGLLATGSKGAVFAALIPLLSALDTGRSDLAPLLWLLAAVTMLAGTLCALRQENLKRMLAYSSVVHMGYLLTGLLAGGVRGNSAVIFYLVAYSAASLGAFAILTSFSDTEGEPRELSDLRGLGYRHPWRAGAFGGFLLSLAGIPPTAGFIGKFGIFHAALRADYLALALIGVLASVVSLYYYLRPLIALFMADDRARPRHDGEAAEHGAILVCFAAALALGLFPGPLLELITTILP
- a CDS encoding complex I subunit 4 family protein; protein product: MNGVFPFPWLTLLLALPLIGALLCLALHRSAADCRWVALTVTTVVLALTVWLFTTSSGTTEWLLREDYPWIASFGIRYTLALDGLSLLMVLLSAFLLVLSVLISWPNERHAPLFFALLLTMETGILGVFLATDLILFYLFWEVMLIPMFFLIGIWGHARRIYAAVKFFLFTLAGSLLMLLAIITLYALHGGQSGDYSFALEALRDTAVPASIAPWLFAAFFLAFAIKVPLVPVHTWLPDAHTEAPTAGSVILAGLLLKTGVYGLLRFGFPLFPDMARASLPVLAALALIGIFYAAWIAYAQQDAKRLIAYSSVAHLGFVILGIAAWNTTALEGSILQMVNHGITTGALFAMVGMIDDRARTRNLDELGGLWGRVPILSAFFLFFALASLGLPGLNNFTGEILILLGTFSVHPLWGAVAFAGVVFAAAYTLRLVQETLWGPAKGAEPWLDLTVREGLILVPLAVLVVWLGLYPAPFLEPLHEPVRLLLATQGGLP